The stretch of DNA GCGACCGAACCGGTGAGCACGACGATCACCGCCTGGACCACGGCCGTCACGCCCAGAACAGCCAGTGAGATCCACAGGGCTCGCATGCCGCGCGCGGACGATTCCAGCGCCGGGTCGACCTTGTCGGCAGCCTCGTGCGAGTGCGGCTTCAGCACGTGCCCCGCCTTGTGCCGCCACCGGGTATGCCCGCGACCATGGCTGTGGTCGTGGTCATCGTGGTGGTCGTGGGCGTGGTCATGGTCGTGGTGCTCGTGCGAAAGGTGCGGGTGTCCGTGCTGCTGCTCACTCACAAGTACGGCCTTCCGACGCGGGACGGAGAGTGGACACCGCGAGGTGCCCGCACCCATTATGTGCGTATGAGCGCACGCATGCACCTATCACCTGCGCACGATGCGCACCCGCAAGATCCGGGCACCGAACACTTCGCCCACGCGGCCGAAGTACTCGGCCTCCTCGCCGACCGCACCCGCCTCACCCTGCTCCACACCCTCGGCAAGGGCGAGGCCGATGTCATGACTCTGACCGCCGCGTGCGGCGCGGCTCGCCCGGCGGTCAGCCAGCACCTCGCCAAACTGCGCCTCGCCGGACTCGTCTCCGTACGCAAGG from Streptomyces sp. BA2 encodes:
- a CDS encoding ArsR/SmtB family transcription factor, whose protein sequence is MSARMHLSPAHDAHPQDPGTEHFAHAAEVLGLLADRTRLTLLHTLGKGEADVMTLTAACGAARPAVSQHLAKLRLAGLVSVRKEGRRMIYGPPDGHLRRVVDEVLNLADHHLSGADTHD